A window of Sphingorhabdus lacus contains these coding sequences:
- the betA gene encoding choline dehydrogenase, whose translation MAEHYDFIIVGAGSAGCVLADRLTADGQNRVLVLEYGGSDRSVFIQMPSALSIPMNTRKYNWQYESEPEPHLNGRRMHTPRGKGLGGSSSINGLVYVRGNPLDFELWKDQGAQGWGYANVLPYFKRAERRDEGGDSYRGGDGPLDTRYGPMRNPLYQAWIDAAAQAGYPITSDINGEQQEGFGRMDMTVRDGARCSAAKAYLRPAMKRPNLTVVTHAMAEQIVMEGRKAVGIRYQRAGQAHVAYASREVILSGGPINSPQLLMLSGIGPAAELRRHGIEIVADRPGVGANLQDHLEFYFQVACKRPVSLYPYMNWFAKGLIGAQWLLTRKGLGATNHFESCGFIRSRAGIKYPDIQYHFFPLAVRYDGKSMVEGHGFQAHVSPMRSKSRGSITLRSGDTKGKPVIRFNYMSHPDDWAEMRAGVRLTREIFAQSAFDPFRGAEIAPGADVVSDDEIDAFIRDKIESGYHPCGTCKIGDTADPMAVVDNELRVIGVDGLRVVDSSVMPSITTGNLNAPTIMIGEKGADHILGKPLLAPSNAPYYVADNWETAQR comes from the coding sequence ATGGCTGAGCATTATGACTTCATCATTGTCGGCGCAGGATCGGCGGGATGTGTGCTGGCCGACCGATTGACCGCCGATGGCCAAAACCGGGTGCTGGTGCTGGAATATGGCGGGTCGGACCGGTCAGTCTTTATCCAGATGCCGAGCGCGCTTTCGATCCCGATGAACACGCGCAAATATAATTGGCAATATGAAAGCGAGCCGGAACCCCATTTGAACGGACGCCGGATGCACACGCCGCGTGGTAAAGGGCTTGGCGGGTCGTCGTCGATTAATGGCCTTGTCTATGTTCGTGGCAACCCACTCGATTTCGAACTTTGGAAGGATCAGGGCGCGCAGGGTTGGGGCTATGCCAATGTTCTTCCCTATTTCAAGCGGGCCGAGCGACGCGATGAAGGTGGTGATAGCTACAGGGGCGGGGACGGTCCGCTCGACACGCGCTACGGACCGATGCGCAATCCGCTGTATCAGGCGTGGATCGATGCCGCGGCGCAGGCAGGCTATCCCATCACATCCGACATAAATGGAGAGCAGCAGGAAGGCTTTGGCCGGATGGACATGACCGTGCGCGACGGCGCGCGGTGTAGTGCCGCCAAGGCCTATTTGCGACCAGCGATGAAGCGCCCCAATCTGACCGTCGTCACCCACGCCATGGCAGAACAGATAGTGATGGAAGGGCGCAAGGCCGTCGGCATCCGCTATCAGCGGGCAGGGCAGGCGCATGTTGCCTACGCCAGTCGCGAAGTCATATTGTCGGGCGGTCCGATAAACTCACCCCAATTGCTCATGCTGTCGGGAATAGGGCCAGCTGCGGAACTTCGCCGTCATGGCATTGAAATCGTTGCCGATCGCCCTGGCGTTGGGGCAAATTTGCAGGATCATCTGGAATTTTATTTTCAGGTCGCCTGTAAAAGGCCGGTATCGCTTTACCCCTATATGAACTGGTTTGCCAAAGGGCTGATCGGGGCCCAATGGCTTTTGACACGCAAAGGGTTGGGCGCGACCAACCATTTTGAAAGCTGCGGATTTATCCGGAGCCGGGCGGGTATCAAATATCCGGATATCCAATATCATTTCTTCCCGCTTGCGGTTCGCTATGATGGCAAATCTATGGTCGAGGGGCATGGATTTCAGGCGCATGTCAGCCCCATGCGCTCCAAAAGCCGGGGAAGCATCACGTTGCGGTCGGGAGATACGAAGGGCAAGCCGGTTATCCGCTTCAACTATATGAGCCACCCCGATGACTGGGCCGAAATGCGCGCAGGTGTCCGTTTGACGCGCGAGATTTTTGCCCAGTCTGCGTTCGACCCCTTTCGCGGCGCAGAAATCGCACCCGGCGCAGATGTTGTTTCGGATGATGAGATTGATGCCTTTATCCGCGATAAAATCGAAAGTGGCTATCATCCGTGCGGGACGTGCAAGATCGGGGACACCGCTGATCCGATGGCTGTCGTGGATAACGAATTGCGGGTCATCGGTGTCGATGGACTGCGTGTTGTCGATAGCTCGGTCATGCCGTCGATCACCACAGGGAATCTGAATGCCCCGACCATCATGATTGGTGAAAAAGGTGCCGATCATATTTTGGGCAAGCCGTTGCTGGCGCCGTCAAACGCACCCTATTATGTCGCTGACAATTGGGAAACGGCCCAGAGATGA